From a region of the Lactuca sativa cultivar Salinas chromosome 4, Lsat_Salinas_v11, whole genome shotgun sequence genome:
- the LOC111906793 gene encoding putative F-box protein At1g32420, with amino-acid sequence MSCRLRKKPKRMQSAHLCDELIVEIFTRLPSKSLLRFRSLSKSWYSCIGSPDFIHMHTFRSRQKLLIRHRTHKENEEGDLEEFYTLHPQDQLPLFRTHGYNDITPVQFPSTHSNIIGSYNGLVCLFDYDEKSISLWNPSIRRKLTLPDCPRTCYSEVGIGFGFDPVIDDYKIVCVPERNRKKAGRSFVYALKTNTWRRIASATPLFSSVMTKPCFFNGVLYWLGHYDLTRTYYLLTFDLSTHVFGSIALPFKTVLSVAPTPIQGSIAAVSSRAAPTPIQGSIPSLADFANQIWLMKDASWSAFLNFKKDQVRAHLSSVLQLSTSDDLVFYSFCNGFQVYNLKIGEFSRLVDFNGAYFVFDVIQCLESLQLLGMGTACEGNKLTFS; translated from the coding sequence ATGTCTTGTCGACTTAGAAAAAAGCCGAAGCGCATGCAGTCGGCTCATCTATGCGATGAGTTGATTGTTGAAATCTTCACAAGACTACCGAGCAAATCCCTCCTCCGATTTAGATCGCTCTCCAAATCGTGGTATTCTTGTATTGGTAGCCCTGATTTCATCCACATGCACACTTTTCGATCCCGACAAAAACTCCTAATAAGACACCGAACTCATAAAGAGAATGAAGAAGGTGACTTAGAAGAGTTCTACACATTACATCCACAAGACCAATTGCCATTGTTTCGCACACATGGATACAACGATATAACACCCGTACAGTTTCCTTCCACACATTCCAATATTATTGGTTCATATAATGGACTTGTCTGTCTGTTTGATTATGATGAAAAAAGTATTAGTCTGTGGAACCCTTCAATTAGGCGCAAACTAACCCTGCCTGATTGTCCTCGGACATGTTATTCTGAGGTGGGGATCGGTTTCGGTTTTGACCCGGTCATTGATGATTACAAGATTGTGTGTGTACCCGAACGTAATAGGAAAAAAGCAGGAAGATCTTTTGTTTATGCATTGAAGACAAACACTTGGCGTAGAATTGCTTCCGCTACGCCTTTGTTTAGTTCTGTGATGACAAAGCCATGTTTTTTCAATGGAGTATTGTATTGGTTGGGACACTATGATTTGACTCGGACCTATTATCTATTGACATTTGATTTGAGCACTCATGTTTTTGGCAGTATTGCATTGCCATTCAAAACTGTGCTATCTGTTGCACCAACACCCATCCAAGGTTCTATAGCTGCGGTTTCTTCGCGAGCTGCACCAACACCCATCCAAGGTTCTATACCTTCGCTAGCTGATTTTGCTAATCAGATTTGGTTGATGAAAGATGCTTCTTGGTCTgcttttttgaattttaaaaaagatCAAGTTAGGGCACATTTATCAAGTGTTTTGCAATTGAGCACGAGTGATGATCTTGTTTTCTACAGCTTCTGTAACGGGTTCCAAGTTTATAATCTTAAGATTGGGGAGTTTTCAAGACTAGTGGACTTCAATGGTGCTTATTTTGTATTTGATGTTATTCAGTGTCTCGAAAGCCTTCAGTTGTTAGGCATGGGGACCGCTTGTGAGGGAAACAAACTTACCTTTTCTTGA